One window from the genome of Malus domestica chromosome 01, GDT2T_hap1 encodes:
- the LOC103432480 gene encoding uncharacterized protein, whose product MTRAALLQLLRSQSRHLASSSFRSGYQPCRSAAWAASLNTKLGFNSGFEINASQKRWASRATTREDDGKISIGPRRGGEIGEDEKDSGVVYYGPISSTIKKVKLLSLSTCCLSVSLGPVITFMTSPGMNVILKGAVASSVIFLSASTTAALHWFVTPYIHKLKWKPGSDSFEVEMMSWLATFIPRTIKFSDIRPAETNRPFVTFKANGNFYFVDADHCHNKALLARLTPQKETRESAFKNL is encoded by the exons ATGACGAGAGCGGCTCTCCTTCAGTTGCTGCGATCACAGTCCAGACACCTCGCATCCTCAAGCTTCCGCTCAG GTTATCAGCCGTGCAGGTCTGCAGCATGGGCTGCTAGTCTGAACACTAAACTGGGTTTCAACTCTGGCTTCGAGATCAATGCTTCACAGAAACGATGGGCTTCTCGTGCCACAACAAGAGAAGATGATGGCAAAATCAGCATTGGACCACGCAGGGGTGGCGAAATTGGGGAAGATGAAAAGGACTCTGGGGTTGTTTACTATGGCCCAATCTCATCTACTATCAAGAAAGTGAAACTTCTCTCGCTGTCGACCTGCTGCCTTTCTGTATCTCTAGGCCCTGTGATAACCTTTATGACATCTCCTGGTATGAATGTGATCTTGAAGGGTGCAGTGGCATCTTCAGTGATATTCTTGAGTGCTTCTACCACAGCCGCTCTTCACTGGTTCGTGACCCCATACATTCACAAGCTCAAGTGGAAGCCTGGTTCAGACAGTTTTGAGGTGGAAATGATGTCATGGCTTGCAACATTCATTCCGAGGACTATTAAATTTTCTGATATCCGGCCAGCAGAAACCAACAGGCCTTTTGTGACTTTTAAGGCCAATGGAAACTTTTACTTCGTGGACGCAGATCATTGTCATAACAAGGCTTTGCTAGCAAGACTGACCCCGCAGAAAGAAACTCGTGAGTCGGCTTTTAAGAACTTATGA